From a single Miscanthus floridulus cultivar M001 chromosome 8, ASM1932011v1, whole genome shotgun sequence genomic region:
- the LOC136471744 gene encoding anthocyanidin 5,3-O-glucosyltransferase-like — protein MGKKTLVLYPWLGVGHLNPMVELAKTLLRHGLGVIIAVVDAPDTDAVSAAAVARLAAANPAIAFRLLPVPASTDLGAHPVKRNLDTLRLANPALRDLLRSTPAADALLLDMFCVDALDVAAELAVPAYFFFPSAASNLAVFLNLPYYYPTVPSFREMGKTRLVRCFSGMPPIRAVDMLPMIHDKESDATKVRLYQFKRMAEGRGVLVNSFDWLQPWALRALDDGVCVPGRPTPRVYCIGPLVNDGHKTAERGGERHECLAWLDAQPRQSVVFLCFGSKGAFAAAQLLEIARGLESSGHRFLWAVRSPPEEQSQFPEPDLERLLPAGFLERTRNRGMVVKNWAPQSEVVQHEAVAAFVTHCGWNSTLEAIMSGLPMICWPLYAEQRMNKVFMVEEMKIAVEMEGYEEFVKAEEVEAKVRLVMDTDQGKMLRERLAVVKEKASEAIHEGGSSEAAFAKFLRDMEVEKMP, from the coding sequence ATGGGGAAGAAGACGCTCGTGCTGTACCCATGGCTGGGCGTGGGCCACCTCAACCCCATGGTGGAGCTTGCCAAGACCCTCCTGCGCCACGGCCTCGGCGTGATCATCGCCGTCGTCGACGCTCCAGATACCGACGCCGTGTCTGCCGCCGCGGTCGCCCGCCTCGCGGCCGCCAACCCGGCCATCGCGTTCCGCTTACTGCCGGTCCCGGCCAGCACCGACCTCGGGGCGCACCCGGTGAAGCGCAACCTCGACACGCTCCGGCTCGCCAACCCAGCACTCCGGGACCTGCTCCGCTCGACGCCTGCCGCCGACGCGCTGCTGCTCGACATGTTCTGCGTCGACGCGCTCGACGTCGCGGCAGAGCTCGCCGTCCCCGCCTACTTCTTCTTCCCCTCCGCGGCCAGCAACCTCGCCGTGTTCCTCAACCTTCCCTACTACTACCCCACCGTGCCGTCGTTCAGGGAGATGGGCAAGACTAGGCTCGTGCGCTGCTTCTCGGGCATGCCGCCCATCCGTGCCGTGGACATGTTGCCGATGATCCACGACAAGGAGAGCGACGCGACCAAGGTCCGGCTCTACCAGTTCAAGCGCATGGCGGAGGGGAGGGGCGTGCTGGTCAACAGCTTCGATTGGCTGCAGCCCTGGGCCCTGAGAGCGCTTGACGACGGCGTCTGCGTGCCCGGCCGGCCAACGCCGAGAGTCTACTGCATCGGGCCACTGGTCAACGACGGCCACAAGACTGCAGAGAGGGGCGGCGAGAGGCATGAGTGCCTGGCGTGGCTGGACGCGCAGCCCAGGCAGAGCGTCGTGTTCCTCTGCTTCGGTAGCAAGGGCGCCTTCGCGGCGGCACAGCTGCTGGAGATAGCCCGCGGTCTAGAGAGCTCCGGCCACCGGTTCCTATGGGCAGTGAGGAGCCCACCGGAGGAACAGAGCCAGTTCCCCGAGCCGGACTTGGAGCGGCTGCTTCCAGCGGGGTTCTTGGAGAGGACGAGGAACAGGGGCATGGTGGTGAAGAACTGGGCGCCACAGTCAGAGGTGGTGCAGCACGAGGCGGTCGCCGCGTTCGTGACGCACTGCGGGTGGAACTCCACGCTAGAGGCTATCATGTCCGGATTGCCGATGATCTGCTGGCCGCTGTACGCCGAGCAGCgcatgaataaggtgttcatggtgGAGGAGATGAAGATCGCGGTCGAGATGGAGGGATACGAGGAGTTCGTCAAGGCAGAGGAGGTGGAAGCCAAGGTGAGGCTTGTGATGGACACCGACCAAGGGAAGATGCTGAGggagaggctcgccgtcgtcaagGAGAAGGCTAGTGAGGCCATCCACGAAGGCGGGTCTTCTGAAGCGGCATTCGCAAAGTTTTTGAGGGACATGGAAGTGGAGAAAATGCCATAG
- the LOC136471745 gene encoding early nodulin-like protein 14 encodes MASRVLLLCVSVVLAAAAAAEARDFVVGGANDAWKAPAQPDALAKWASANRFQVGDKLVFKFDGAADSVLEVTRDDYNRCSTASPLAVHKATAGAATVPLPRSGPYYFVGGAPGSCQKGERLLLVVMSEKHGRGRLRGLAPAPVPAAESPFAASFVGGPAAAPAPATGAAWRTAAAGNTGALLVGAVALLGALLVEC; translated from the exons ATGGCATCGAGGGTGCTGCTCCTCTGCGTTTCGGTGGTCCTCGCTGCGGCGGCTGCTGCCGAGGCCAGGGACTTCGTTGTCGGCGGCGCCAACGACGCGTGGAAGGCGCCGGCGCAGCCCGACGCCCTCGCCAAGTGGGCCTCCGCCAACCGCTTCCAAGTCGGCGACAAACTCG TGTTCAAGTTCGACGGTGCGGCGGACTCGGTGCTGGAGGTGACCCGGGACGACTACAACCGCTGCAGCACGGCGTCCCCGCTCGCCGTCCACAAGGCCACCGCCGGCGCCGCCACCGTGCCGCTGCCCCGCTCCGGCCCGTACTACTTCGTCGGCGGCGCCCCAGGGAGCTGCCAGAAGGGCGagcgcctcctcctcgtcgtcatgTCCGAGAAGCACGGCCGCGGCCGCCTGCGGGGCCTCGCTCCGGCGCCGGTCCCGGCTGCTGAGTCGCCGTTTGCCGCCAGTTTCGTCGGGGGCCCtgccgcggcgccggcgccggccaccGGGGCCGCGTGGAGGACGGCGGCTGCCGGGAACACCGGCGCTCTGCTTGTCGGCGCCGTCGCGCTTCTTGGGGCTCTGTTGGTCGAGTGCTAG
- the LOC136468931 gene encoding LOW QUALITY PROTEIN: pentatricopeptide repeat-containing protein At1g80880, mitochondrial-like (The sequence of the model RefSeq protein was modified relative to this genomic sequence to represent the inferred CDS: inserted 2 bases in 1 codon), translating into IALRPHLSRLGQTLSSRLLRLFTSRCPSDQSDFEPDPDHPIPSAPDNDDGELASFLHRLSSAASSTSTRKEAISLLLSLSTGPSPASPVLLVRALWELRRDPDAAALALRYGDECSAVDGADGAGLPPPADAWHLAVWAAGKARRFDLAWAVVRRMRNRGVLTRRAMVILMERYAAANEVNKAVKTLDVMEKFKVESDQSVFYSLLRALCKGKNIEDAEDLLLLRXKFFPLTAEGFNIILDGWCNVTTDVAEAKTVWREMSNHCITPDGMSYTLMISCFSKVGNLFDTLRVYDEMKKRGWIPGIGVYNSLVYVLTRENCVKDAHNIFSKLTDEGLQPDVETYNNMIVPLCESCKLDEARMVMQTMVLKGIIPTISTYHAFLKQEGIEESLKLLQKMKEDGCGPKSDTFLMLIDKFFLLNESGNALRVWNEMRKYEISPVRSHYMTVVEGLVKHGCIPRALEYYDEMKEKGFASDTQLDKEFKTFLLNNRDHWRGAGKYNIIPQRGKHFTKRSRTQ; encoded by the exons ATTGCCCTCCGCCCTCACCTCTCCCGCCTCGGCCAAACCCTCTCGTCCCGTCTCCTTCGCCTCTTCACCTCCCGCTGTCCCTCCGACCAGAGCGACTTCGAACCAGACCCCGACCACCCCATCCCCTCCGCCCCTGACAATGACGACGGTGAGCTCGCCTCCTTCCTCCACCGCCTCTCCAGCGCGGCCTCCAGCACCTCAACCCGGAAGGAGGCCATCTCCCTCCTCCTTTCCTTATCCACGGGCCCATCGCCGGCCTCCCCCGTTCTCCTAGTCCGCGCGCTCTGGGAGCTGCGCCGCGACCCGGACGCTGCCGCGCTAGCTCTTCGGTACGGAGACGAGTGCAGCGCCGTGGATGGGGCCGATGGGGCGGGTCTACCGCCGCCGGCCGACGCGTGGCACCTGGCCGTGTGGGCCGCGGGTAAGGCGCGGCGGTTCGACCTCGCGTGGGCGGTCGTGCGACGGATGCGGAACCGCGGTGTGCTCACTCGCCGCGCCATGGTTATCCTGATGGAGAG GTATGCAGCTGCCAATGAAGTAAATAAAGCAGTCAAAACACTTGATGTCATGGAGAAGTTTAAAGTCGAATCAGATCAAAGTGTATTCTACTCCCTTCTTCGTGCTCTTTGCAAAGGCAAAAACATAGAGGATGCTGAGGACTTGCTTCTTCTGAG GAAATTCTTCCCACTTACTGCAGAAGGTTTCAACATAATTCTAGATGGTTGGTGTAATGTAACCACTGATGTGGCTGAAGCAAAGACAGTTTGGAGAGAAATGTCAAATCACTGCATTACTCCTGATGGCATGTCGTATACTCTTATGATCAGTTGTTTCTCAAAAGTTGGAAACCTTTTTGATACTCTAAGGGTTTATGATGAGATGAAAAAGAGGGGCTGGATTCCTGGTATTGGTGTTTACAATTCACTTGTCTATGTTCTGACAAGAGAAAATTGTGTGAAGGATGCACACAATATATTCAGCAAACTTACAGATGAAGGCCTCCAGCCGGATGTTGAAACATATAACAATATGATAGTTCCACTCTGTGAAAGTTGTAAGCTTGATGAAGCGCGAATGGTGATGCAAACCATGGTACTTAAGGGCATCATTCCTACCATTTCGACTTACCATGCATTTTTGAAGCAAGAAGGCATTGAGGAATCACTGAAGCTCTTGCAGAAAATGAAGGAGGATGGTTGTGGCCCTAAGAGTGATACATTTCTGATGCTTATTGATAAATTTTTCTTGCTAAACGAGTCTGGGAATGCTCTAAGAGTGTGGAATGAAATGAGAAAATATGAGATCAGCCCTGTCCGTTCACACTATATGACAGTGGTCGAAGGTTTAGTAAAACACGGATGTATACCAAGAGCTTTAGAGTACTACGACGAAATGAAGGAAAAAGGTTTTGCCTCTGATACACAACTTGATAAAGAATTTAAAACATTTTTGTTGAACAACAGAGACCACTGGAGAGGAGCAGGCAAATACAATATCATCCCCCAGCGTGGTAAACATTTTACAAAGCGGTCAAGAACGCAATAA
- the LOC136471746 gene encoding mitochondrial uncoupling protein 5-like, with amino-acid sequence MQLQGEAAAAPQPALRPALAFHAGGHAVALPHHDIPAAPRKPGPLAVGAQILRSEGAAGLFSGVSATMLRQTLYSTMRMGLYDILKTKWTPQDNNGVLPLHRKIAAGLVAAGVGAAVGNPADVAMVRMQADGRLPLAERRNYTGVGDAIGRMARDEGVRSLWRGSSLTVNRAMIVTASQLATYDQAKEAILARRGPGADGLATHVAASFTAGIVAAAASNPVDVVKTRMMNMKVAPGSPPPYAGAVDYALKTVRSEGPMALYKGFIPTVMRQGPFTVVLFVTLEQVRKVFKGVEF; translated from the coding sequence ATGCAGCTGCAGGGTGAAGCCGCCGCGGCGCCGCAGCCAGCGCTACGCCCGGCGCTCGCCTTCCACGCCGGTGGCCACGCCGTCGCGCTCCCGCACCACGACATCCCGGCGGCGCCGAGGAAGCCGGGGCCGCTGGCCGTGGGCGCGCAGATCCTGCGGTCCGAGGGCGCGGCGGGGCTCTTCTCTGGTGTCTCCGCCACCATGCTGCGCCAGACGCTCTACTCCACCATGCGGATGGGGCTGTACGACATCCTCAAGACAAAGTGGACCCCGCAGGACAACAACGGCGTCCTCCCGCTGCACCGCAAGATCGCGGCGGGGCTCGTGGCGGCGGGCGTCGGCGCGGCCGTGGGCAACCCGGCCGACGTGGCCATGGTGCGGATGCAGGCGGACGGGCGCCTCCCCCTGGCGGAGCGCCGGAACTACACCGGCGTCGGCGACGCCATCGGCCGGATGGCACGTGACGAGGGCGTCCGCAGCCTGTGGCGCGGGTCGTCGCTCACGGTGAACCGCGCCATGATCGTCACCGCGTCGCAGCTCGCCACGTACGACCAGGCCAAGGAGGCCATCCTGGCGCGCCGGGGCCCTGGCGCCGACGGGCTCGCCACGCACGTTGCCGCCAGCTTCACCGCGGGCATCGTGGCGGCGGCCGCGTCCAACCCGGTGGATGTCGTCAAGACGAGGATGATGAACATGAAGGTGGCGCCCGGCTCGCCCCCGCCGTACGCCGGCGCCGTCGACTACGCCCTCAAGACGGTAAGGTCGGAAGGGCCCATGGCGCTGTACAAGGGGTTCATCCCCACCGTGATGCGCCAGGGGCCATTCACCGTCGTGCTCTTCGTCACGCTCGAGCAGGTGCGCAAGGTCTTCAAGGGCGTCGAGTTCTGA